In the genome of Thunnus albacares chromosome 16, fThuAlb1.1, whole genome shotgun sequence, the window CTCTGGAAACCAAACAAGTTTTGGGGAAACCAAAAAACCTTTTGTGAACAAACTGTTTGCCACTTTAACAATCTGCATTTGTAAGTCgtcaacagattttttttttctttaggcCTCATGGTGTCTTTACATGTCTTTTGTTTATTCTagcacctttttttcttttttcttttgagcTCGAGGCAGCAATCTTAAACCAAACACCGCACTCAACAAATACCTTCACATACCAAAACCCAATCACAGTGCTTTTTGTGGTCTTATCTTTGGAATGCAACAATGACTTTATTTAAATCCATCCCTTTTTCAATATTTGCTCATCAAATGTGTTGCCTCCCAATGAGCCATTTCTGTCTTTCCTGCAGTCAGAATCTGTTCATCGACATGGCGGACAGACTCTCAGAGGATGGCTGGAGGGAGCTTGGCTACGTCTATGTGAACATAGATGACTGCTGGGCCTCCATGGAGAGAGACAAGCAGGGACGGCTCCAACCTGACCCTAAGAGGTACACCCACAcccacccatacacacacactgcagctgttGTTCTTCAATGCAAACACTTATCTAAAACCTCTAAGCCTGTAAGTCAATAAAACTGTGACTGAAggtgtgacagtgtgacagtcaTACAATCATatgacagcaacaaaaaaacatgagtcAGTCATTTCAATAGTGTGTGGTGAACCTGTAGGTATATTATATGCAGCTTCAGTATAATAAAGACAACAAACTGATCCTTGACCTATCTGGAAAgtggaaatgaaaaaaggatGTAAAAATccagatatacacacacaaaaaacagcaaaaaaacaactgaaggcTTTGTTGACTTTAGAGCTTCACTTTTTCAGTTCTTGGTAGGATTTTGTTCCTTTTTAGTTGCATTATATCATGCTAATCTCCATAACATtcaattttatattaaattaaacCATGTTTCACTGGATCCATTTAGAGTGGTCTCTCGGCTGCATattatatttaacaaaaaacaaatgctgtACTTCACAGCTGATGATTTGAAATTGCTTGCTTGACCATTTGTTGAACTGAAAACCTTGTCCCTAATAAGTATATTTCATATTATGCGCTTGAATATAACATTATAATCGCCCTTTACCTCCTTAACCCCAGGTTCCCAGGAGGAATCCTTAAGCTTTCACGCTACCTGCATGACAGGGGTCTCAAGCTGGGCATCTACGGAGACATGGGCACACACACCTGTGGGGGCTACCCTGGCACCCCACTTGACAAGATTAAGATAGATGCTCAGACCTTTGCCGACTGGGAGGTGGACATGTTAAAATTTGACGGCTGCTATTCTAACGCCACAGAGCAAGAGCAGGGTAAGGACCGGAGATGTGACTTTTAGATTGTGGTTATTGAAATACTGCTGATTTGATCTTGTTTGATTCTTGTTCCTCTTCTTGCATCTTGCATAGGTTACCCTCTCATGTCAAAGGCTTTAAATGCTACGAACCGTCCCATTGCCTACTCCTGCAGCTGGCCCGCCTACCAGGGTGGCCTGCCACCTCAGGTATAATCAGAATATCTTAAATTCTTTCATGTCTTTCAATTTCTTatcattgaaaacattttttagtttCATCAtgtgaaatgtgctttatattTCCAGGTAAATTACACTCAGTTGGGGGAGATCTGCAACCTGTGGCGTAACTATGGTGACATCCAGGACTCTTGGGACAGTGTACTGGACATTGTCGATTGGTTCTTTGACAACCAAGATGTCCTGATGTCTGCAGCTGGACCTGGAAGATGGAATGACCCAGATATGGTCTGTTTAACCAACAtaataaaagacacaatttTTACATATTGCCTATGTGGTCCATCAGTAAAGTCAGGAAGAACAAGTGatacaagtttttaaaaaaaaaaaaggccttaaTGTCTCCACCGGATTTTCTCAAATATTTTTCTGCAAATAATCCTTCAGCATATGGCCAAGGACCTACTGACAGATAACTCAAATTACCTCATGATAACATGTAATTCTGACATTTACTGAATGCTAAATTAAGAGTTCCTAGTGCGGATTCTCAAGTATTACTGGAACCAATTTTAAcagccaaaataataataattataatactTTTAATACACATAtaccttcttttctgttttgtcttgatCTTGattctttgtttctcttgttAGTCAAAAAGTGCTACATGTATGAAATTCCTCTAATTCATTTCATcttctttgtttgtgtgattttgaCCTACACAGCTGATTATTGGCGACTTTGGCCTCAGCATGGACCAGTCTCGTTCTCAGATGGCTCTGTGGGCAATTATGGCCGCTCCTCTTTTCATGTCCAATGACTTGCGCACCATCAGCAGCGGGGCCCGCAGCatcctgcaaaacaaaatggCCATCAGCATCAACCAGGACCCCATGGGCATTCAAGGAAAACGCATTGTAAAGGTGACACACTTTTGCATTGATCCTGCAGCTTCTTATTATCTTTCTATCCCCCTTTTCACATTTCTTCTCATTCTCTGTGcctttattcatatttttggtcattttctcTGTGCCAGGAGAAGAGCGGCATTGACGTGTTGTGGCGCCCCCTGTCAAAGAATTCCAGTGCCTTGGTGTTCTTCAGTCGTCGCACTGACATGCCCTACCGCTACCACACTTCCCTCAGCAAACTGAACTACACCGCCGGCCACTACGAGGTCAGTTATCTGTTTATTGCAACACGTATGACCATGGCAAGAAAATCACTcacttgttttctctttttttactgTTCCTCAGGTCTTCGACGTCTTCACTGGCAAGACCATGGTGCTGACGGACTCCACTGACTTCGTGGTGTCAGTGAACCCCACAGGTGTGGTCATGTGGTACGTCTCTGCGCCCACCAAACTGGGCTTCCACCAGTTCTATAAAGGTAGTAGGGTCCGGGGATCTGCCTATGATGACCATGAAAATGCCATCCCTCCCGTCTTCCTCTGACAAACTTCACACATACACTGTCAAGTGTTCAAAGGACTTATTGCCAATGGGTAGTGCTGAATGTGTTTGCCTTAAGTGAATGGCACTATCTGTTGCAAAAAATGAAATCAGTGTGAGCTCAGGGACAGACGTTTGCATCTGGATGTATTGTATGTCACTTGTCTGAAGTTTTTTCATTCTCTGTGATCCTTCTCTCAAATTCTGCAATGCAGTATCAATGTTGATCAATTGAATGGCTCCAGAACAATGTGCTTTTAATACCACAGTGAGAAAAGCGATGATTTGGCACTCATGTCAACTGTTTTTGTACTGAGCTGCTGATTGGTTTTGCGATCTCAGCTGTGATTACCAAAGCTGAAAGACCTTTCTTATGAAAGACCTTTTCTTATTCAAGCATGCATTCCCTTTGAAAAAGAAGCAGGATAATCTGTTCCAGAAAAGGTGCAAACTAAGAGGGATGACAAAGGCCACTGCCATGCCAGTTTTTCTGAATGAGGTTTACATTTTGGATTTGTTGTATTTGAAGgctaattgttttattattttgttttagggTTTTATAAGAAATCATTTTGTGAATTATGTGTTATTTCTcactaaataaaacaacacatttctcaTTTCAATCAGGCAATGGCCGACGTTTGTGTATTTGTACGTGAGTGTATTTGAAATTCTTTAGGTGTACGTATACGATGGGCCATCTTGATCTAGAACTTGCTCATCAGACTAAAAATGGTGTTctgaaattgctttttttcccttaagatctctttttaaaatcaatatacaCACACCGTCTATGGATACATACACGTTTTATTTGAATGACCTTAACCCAAAAGCCTGGCAGTACAGTCCCAATTACACTGAAGGGTCCTGTTGAGTCTACTTTAGGGACAGCTGAGGCTCATACAGTTCACACAAACATGTGAATGCACTATAGGTTCAGCAGCAGaatgctgtttttatgtgtgcaaCTATATGGCACATGTGATAAGATAGTTATTTTATAATTTCAACCTCACATCATTTAACAGCCATAAAGCCATAATTGTGCAGTAATATAAAAAAGggtttcatgtttttcctcGGTAAAATGTGGCACATTTAGAACatagtttcagttcagtttctaaAGAATTTTTCAGGTTCCTGAAATGGTGAAAGGATGTTATTCTCTTTTAGCTTTCACTTCACTATTGCTTGTTGAAGTAAGTCTCAATTTATGCCGGGGTTCAGCTTTAGTTCTGTACAGGATACATTTATcatgaataaacacacatttacagattGTTTTTTCATATGTGCAATTATAATACTGCTGCCTTATTTTCAGCCTTTGTGCACTAAACTCATTTACAAGGcacatttttctaaaaaaagatCATCAGTAACTTGTTGATTTATTGTGGATCAATGGAGACGAAGCTTTGATCTATATTCATTCAGCAACAGATTGTTATGCAGAGGTAACATGATGCGTGTAATAATGTCATTTTCTGGGAATGACCCATGATGATACTGTACACAGCATGAGTAGAAACCTGACTCACAGATTTGTTTGTACAAAGTACAGAAAATTAAGACAGGGAGAGGAAAACGGAATAATTTagcaaacataaacacaggcaCACATCCACATTCAGCCAGTAGAGGTCAGCGCTGCTCTTTGGCTGTATGGACGTGACAAGATGGGCTCTCCAGTCAAAAATCTACTGCCAAAAAATGCACCTGCTGACCAGCACAAGGACAGTCAGTTCATTCGGCTTGGCCCTTTATCTCTTTGCTATGATTTCCTCTCGTCTGGTACTCTCTTCCATTTTCACACTTGCACAACATTATAAATCAACTCCTTTTATACTAGTCCTTCATTCCTCTCCTTTTCTATCGTCTACTAATCCATTGTATTCACTCTGCCTCCTCATCTTTATTccttccttcactcctccttctccttcttgtCTCATTCTGCTGAATGTTGTGCATAGTATCACCTCTGACCTTGCTCTCAAAACCCTGCGTCAGTCTCAAGATACTGGAGTGGTCACATGAGTGTGTGCATTGGCATGCATGCTACTGCATGCGCGTACGTATGACATGAGTAAACTTGCGCTgagtgacacagacacacacgcgcacacacacacatatccccTCTAGGTCATTTCAGGCCGGatctgctgtgtctgtgtgtgcatgtgtgggaaAGAGGATCTTTgccttcctttctttccctttcaGTCGTCTCAGATATCCATTGGCTGGCCGAATACGACACATCTCTCACTGTCAAGGTCCCTGCTGTTTGAGAACATAACGTGGGAGAGAAGTGAGGGAGTTATgatagaaagaaaagagagaacagTGCAAGAAGGATTCGGGGGAAGGAGTGGGGGGGGGCTGTCAAAAGTCTATTAGAAGGTGCAAATGAGCAAAGGAGGGGGGAATGTGAGAGATGAGCGAGAGCGAGGGAACGGgtaagggaggggggggtgagACAAGGAGAGACAGCGTTCCTGCCGATGCTCACGTAGGCCCACAGCTGCAGAGGCGCAGTTGCCACTCTCGTCTTTGTACCCCCCCACCACCAACAACAGCACCCCTGATTCAATTCTgtagccccccccccaccccttccttCATCCAAAACACGTGCTGTTGTCACGCTGCTAGTCACACTCTCTGCCTTGCACCTCTAAAATTCAACCCAGAtgaaggggtggggggtgggttTGGCCTCTCATGGCTGCACTCAGGATGCAGACAGGACTTTATATATAGGTCAGAATATATGCATGGTCTCAAAGGAGGCCAAACACATTCAAAACCCCTTAGGTGCTACCACAGAAAAAGACAAGTAATTGAGCTGTGCCTCGATCTTTTTTGTCTGCTTTGGGAtctaacattttcatttctggTTGTGCAAGTCACATGAGTTGCAGTTTTGGATATAACAACAATAAACGATGAATATATTCGAATCTTGAAAtctgtttacctgcatgcacagacacacaaaaacactagTACTGTGCTGTTAAGCTCATCCTggtgacatcatctgtctgtctgcatggcTGGTTGCTGACTCATGACAACATTATCCCAAGGTCTGATACATTGCAGAAAAGGTGTTCACTGCTATCTCATctttctgtatttacagtattgaCATGTAGAGAAAACATTAAACTGTCTTCCAAGGGCAGTTAGATATATACAAGTACCAggcaaaagtttggacacactctctcactcaagtgaatgggaagatgTTGGCTGATTATAAACCCTTGTCATAAcagattttaaataaaataaaagtaataaaaaacatttagataCTGCACTCTATGTTTGGAAAAGCAGGCAcatatttagtttagtttagcagTATCAACAAACAGGCTAAGCTAGGCTAGTTACTTTTTAGCGGGACAatcagtttagtttttatttttacaagaTTTGGGTACTGCCTTATTATGTGATGTAACAAACCTAATTACTAAGATGTTGGAGCATCAACATTGATTTTTCAGTTACAGAAAACAGTAAGACTCGGGTAATTTAGCTTTAGCTATCTCACAAGCTAGCCTCTGACAGAGTGCAGTCactacagttttgtttttacctcTTTTTTCTTGCTAATTTTGCTTGCTGTTTTCCATCCTAagatacatattatatattgcATCACAAAGTTTGCTAAAGGGTAAAATGGATAACTGCACTGTTTGTTAGGGTATGCTACACTGTTGCTTTATCCTGTAGCTCCATTTTGATTAAAGTGCAGATGAGATAGAAAGCATGGACCATCCTGCTTGTTTTACCTGCACATTACTGCTAGTTTATAGTCAAATAAGATTTGATTTATCATTTCCTGTCAGTGGAGATTTCCCCCAATGGTTCAGACTGGACACCcaggttttattttaaaatgcccctcctctcaaaaatgcatttttcttatTGCTTACTGCttaatgatgtatgtgcagagtttgacaccagaagactgttttcatcTGGGGCAAAGTTCAGAATTTAAGGGATGGGCATATAaatatgatttgtgacatcataactactttggagccaatcgtgatTCAGTATGGAACatacacaaatgtgatgtggaaacttctCATATGCTGAGaattgacttttcagtgaagaagTAAGAGACACCAtgtgttcagcagttaaaaTTTTGAAATGGACAATATGACAATATGCCCtcacagattctggattttcatgagggagaaggagtcatttgtcattttaacaagtTTTTAACAAGGTTATTtaactttttgtattttagatgTCCGGAGTGGGTCTTTAAGCAAACATAGAAAGTCTGCAAGCTATTACTAAACAGGGGCTTTTCTGTTGCGGCCTCGCTCTTGCTTCTCCTACTTTTACTCGCTCACACATTAGGCAAAGACCAGACACCTTGTCCTCACACTGCCTCGCTACTcctgtatttatatgttttttattatgtgtggtttttatcttgtgtgtctcgccctgtgttgttttttattgctaCTGCGTCAGAACCAATTGTGCCTCAGGTACAAATAAAGGTCTTGAACTTGAACTCGTGGCTTACATTTGCACACTCTTCTGTTGGATTCTGTGACCCATGAGGCAAAGGACGGTGTACTTGCTGCAGACTCATCTACTCTCTCCTTTAATCCAAAAGTACTGGGGCATTGAATTAATTTGGTTTTGGACACTGGACACCTGGTGAAGGTTGTTCTGCCCTGTTCTGTCCTGTAAGCTGTTACAGCCGAGGATGTCCTGCTGGCTGTATGGAGATGCTGTTGTTTCAGCTGGAGCGAGAATGcatgtgtatattaatgtatggGGAGTTGGGGACCTTGTGTGCATGATGGCAAAAATGTACTATGTCTGCAACTGTGAAGGGATACAGTTAATGACTCATCTGTCTCATCAATGATGAAACTTTACATGACGTCAAGGTGCAAACTATTTTCATGATTTAGCACTTTATACTTCCAGGTTTTGCCCACACATAACCCATTTAACGTCATGTGTGGTCAGATTATGCTGTTCTGtaatttttatgaatgaatgaatgtctgGATTTGTCCACCAGTGGCTGCTGTTGACTCAGTCAAACAGACGCGCCTGGTAACTGTTTCCACGATGCTGCTGTGTACGAGCCGAGCTGCACGTTGCCGAGGCGTTGGGTTCGCATGGCAATGGGCCAGGCTGTCAGCTGCCTGCTTACTGGCAGCTTGTGTGGGTCaaagtcagacactgcagccaatgctgttctctctctctctctctccctctcatacacactcagacagacacagcgaccacacgcacacacacacacacagtcatgatCTCATTCTTTCCCTTTAACTCTGTATTTCCCCCCTTGACGTTGCACACATGTTCACAACCTCTGAACCTggtctcattttctctctcctttgcACTTCCTATGCTGTCCTGTCCTGCACAGACAAATCCCTTATATCCTGGATCCCACAGGGTACAGTGACCACATTTACCTTCCTGCAGACATACACTGTACATCTGtgagagagggtgtgtgtggcCAGTCCCTCACTGAATTCCTCTGTTCCACTGTATTCCCTGTTTGAGGTTTCCGCATCAGATCCCGAAGCCTTTCTGGGCAGCAGAACAAAACCCCATCTTCCCTTTCACTGGCTGGAGCAAAGCACAGCCAACACAGCAGCAGGATTTGGCACAAATCAGCTTCAAGGAGAATGGTTGGAAAGGACTGGAAAGAGCAGGTGGAGTTCTTTGGAAAGAGCATTTGcgggtgtgcatgtgtgtgtgcgtgcgtgcatgtggcGAGGGTCACACTATTAGAGACTTGTCAGATTACCAGCAGATCTTTGATATGCATTCACACAGCAACAATTTGTTAGGTAATATGATGCCATTTTGAGCTGCCACCGATAATGCATCTATTTTTGGGTAAAGCCCCATAATGAAACACAGCATGATGCTGTAGAAAGTTGACTCACAAGATTAGTTTGCAAAAAGGAGTCATGTGTGGGGGGCAGCCAATAAAAATAGGGACGTGATCGGTCAACAATGCCTCTTGTAACCTTCAGTCTGGTCTGCGGATATCCATGTGCATGGTTTTCTGtgctatttttgtttgtgtcagtcAGCATTTGGACTTTCTCTTCTTTATTTAGCTGGATTCCTATGCTTGTGATTGTGATCTCTTCTCTCTCCGCTTGCCAGTCTGTCACCAACACTTCTTTTGGCTGCCTGTCAATCTGTCACTTGTTTGTACTCTATCACTAACTCTGTAAAGTAAAGGTGTCCTGAATAGAGGTCATAGCTTGTCATTGCTAATTTCATTTACGCCAATGAAATCACCACAGCTTGATTTCTTCTCCTTTCAGCAGTGTAAGACGATACAACATAAATCCTGCTACATAAACATTAACTGTTTCACTAGATTATTAGCCACGCTAGCAGCACAGCTCTAGGGATGGTTTACATGAAATTTAGACAAATATTCAAGGTCCCTGGAGGATGAAtactaatgactttggtgatcgcctgacttttcatcaagcGCCTTTAtcaggccaaaaaaatcaaccaattgttagcatgctaacacactaaactaaactaaacttagATGGTGATCATAGTAAAGATTATACCTGCTaatcatcagcatgttagcattgtgattgtgagcatgttagcatgctgatgttagcgtTGCGATGTTAGCGGCtatagactcttagtcttgtttaagTCATTGagttttttcaatttttcataGTTGTCATACATAAACTGCATATATACTATA includes:
- the LOC122965664 gene encoding alpha-N-acetylgalactosaminidase-like isoform X1 produces the protein MHLAVLVFASALSAATFALDNGLMRTPPMGWLAWERFRCDIDCEHDPKNCISQNLFIDMADRLSEDGWRELGYVYVNIDDCWASMERDKQGRLQPDPKRFPGGILKLSRYLHDRGLKLGIYGDMGTHTCGGYPGTPLDKIKIDAQTFADWEVDMLKFDGCYSNATEQEQGYPLMSKALNATNRPIAYSCSWPAYQGGLPPQVNYTQLGEICNLWRNYGDIQDSWDSVLDIVDWFFDNQDVLMSAAGPGRWNDPDMLIIGDFGLSMDQSRSQMALWAIMAAPLFMSNDLRTISSGARSILQNKMAISINQDPMGIQGKRIVKEKSGIDVLWRPLSKNSSALVFFSRRTDMPYRYHTSLSKLNYTAGHYEVFDVFTGKTMVLTDSTDFVVSVNPTGVVMWYVSAPTKLGFHQFYKGSRVRGSAYDDHENAIPPVFL
- the LOC122965664 gene encoding alpha-N-acetylgalactosaminidase-like isoform X2 — its product is MADRLSEDGWRELGYVYVNIDDCWASMERDKQGRLQPDPKRFPGGILKLSRYLHDRGLKLGIYGDMGTHTCGGYPGTPLDKIKIDAQTFADWEVDMLKFDGCYSNATEQEQGYPLMSKALNATNRPIAYSCSWPAYQGGLPPQVNYTQLGEICNLWRNYGDIQDSWDSVLDIVDWFFDNQDVLMSAAGPGRWNDPDMLIIGDFGLSMDQSRSQMALWAIMAAPLFMSNDLRTISSGARSILQNKMAISINQDPMGIQGKRIVKEKSGIDVLWRPLSKNSSALVFFSRRTDMPYRYHTSLSKLNYTAGHYEVFDVFTGKTMVLTDSTDFVVSVNPTGVVMWYVSAPTKLGFHQFYKGSRVRGSAYDDHENAIPPVFL